From a region of the Helianthus annuus cultivar XRQ/B chromosome 5, HanXRQr2.0-SUNRISE, whole genome shotgun sequence genome:
- the LOC118492165 gene encoding F-box/kelch-repeat protein At3g06240-like: MPTDDTTNFIVERRYPVKGNLVEHVGVVGTFNGIVLFRYLGALVLYNPFTGAYKKLPSAPTSSCARAAYGFGYGANSDDLKIVRFNKHFKVCDVYNLKEGSWSSWSTSKYYASIPIENLDGTFANGFLYWIGSRSRNMFIVLDVKDMVLSEMYPPFVIAYHLGTVNGSLCTLHKQYENRIDMWVMKEQNQWSKIYSFSLPLSGALMNSYPIYILDSGRILMGSYFSSNLIVYDPLLDSFKVSRMFNRHTMRVLEYVESLVAPSDISSSRME, encoded by the coding sequence ATGCCAACGGATGACACGACGAATTTCATAGTCGAGCGTCGTTATCCCGTAAAAGGAAATCTAGTAGAACATGTTGGAGTTGTTGGGACGTTCAATGGGATAGTCCTTTTTAGGTATTTAGGTGCTTTAGTTCTTTACAATCCGTTCACAGGTGCGTACAAGAAACTTCCCTCTGCACCTACTAGTTCATGTGCTCGAGCTGCCTATGGATTCGGTTATGGTGCAAACTCGGATGACCTAAAGATTGTTAGGTTTAATAAGCATTTTAAAGTTTGTGATGTCTACAATTTGAAAGAGGGATCGTGGAGTTCATGGAGCACTTCAAAGTACTACGCTAGCATCCCTATTGAAAATTTGGACGGTACATTTGCAAATGGATTTTTGTATTGGATTGGATCACGTAGTAGGAATATGTTCATTGTTCTCGATGTTAAAGACATGGTGCTTTCAGAAATGTATCCACCATTTGTGATTGCCTATCATTTAGGTACGGTAAACGGATCCCTTTGTACACTACATAAACAGTACGAAAACAGAATCGACATGTGGGTTATGAAGGAACAGAACCAATGGTCCAAAATATATTCATTTAGTTTACCTTTGAGTGGTGCTCTGATGAATTCCTACCCTATTTATATTTTGGATAGTGGAAGAATTCTTATGGGGAGCTATTTCTCATCGAATCTCATTGTCTACGACCCGTTGCTAGATTCATTCAAAGTTTCACGCATGTTCAATCGTCATACAATGCGCGTCTTGGAGTATGTGGAGAGTCTAGTTGCACCTTCAGATATAAGTTCCTCAAGAATGGAATGA